A region of the Halosolutus amylolyticus genome:
CTCGATCTGGTCGATGCGGGTCCGGAGTTCCGTCAGCGCCTCCCTGATGTCCTCCTGTTCGGCTTCGAGGCGGTCGCGCTCGTCGAGCTGGTCCTCGATCGACGCGATCTCGTCGTCGATCTCGTCGCGCTCGCGCTCTTTGCGCTCGAGTTCGAACTCGAGCTGGTTGACCTCCCGGTGTTGCTCGAGGACGTCGCCGTAGTCCTCGGTCTCGAGGTCGTCGATCGTCGCCTCGAGGTCGTCGATCTCGTCGGTCAACGCCTCGCGCTCGGCCGTCAGCTCGTCGATCCGGTCGCGGCGGCGCCCGATCTCGTCGTCGATCGATTCGAGGCGACGCTCGGCCCGACGGTACGCCGACCGGTTCTCGTTGATCTCGTCGAGCGTCGATCGTTTCTCGTCGAGTTCGGCGCTGACGTCGGATCGCTCCTCAAGGCGGTCCTGTCGCGCGCTCCGGAGCTGTTCGATGGTGGTTTCGATCTGGTCCCGGGCGACCGACGACCCACAGGTCCAGCAGGTGATCGTCTCGGAGTCGTCGTCGGGAAGCAACTGGTCGGTGACCGGTCCGCTGTCGGTCGCCTCGCCACCACCGAGGATCTCGGTGGACTCCTCCAAGAGCTGTTCGTTGAACTGGATGGTGCTCTGGAGCTGCGAGATTTCCTCGCTCAACTCGGCCTTCTCGTCCTGGAGGACGTCGATCTCGGCCTCGAGTCGATCGAGCTCCGTCTCTTCGCCGGTCGAGAGTTCGTCGAGTCGTTCCTCGACCTCCGCTCGCTCGGTCTCGAGCGCCTCGATACTCTCGCGTTCCGTCTCGACCCGGTCTCTGGTCCGCTCGAGTTCCGATCGGGTCTCGCGCAATTCGTCGAGTCGCTCCTCGAGTTCCGACTGGTCGGCGCGTCGCTCCTCGACGTCGACGTTCGCGTCCTCGAGCGCCGCCTGTGCCGTCTCGAGTTCGTCCTGGAGTCGATCGATCTCGTCGACCACCCGCGTCCGTTTCGCCTCGAGGTCGGGCAGCCGATTCTCGAGGTCGTCCAGTTCCGCGAGTCGATCGTCGATGTCCCGTTTGCGCTGCTCGTACTGTTCGATCTCGGCCGTGATCGCCTCCGTGTCGACCGGCCGCATGATCAGTTCCCGGAGATCGTCCCCCCGCGCGACTGCCCGGCGCGCCTCGTTCGACTCGAGCAGGAACGCGAACAGGTCGGCGAGTTCCGGATCGTCGAGGTACGGGTCGCCGTCGGTGACGACCGTCCCGCCGCCCCGCTGGAGCGATCGGTGGTACGTCTCGTCGCCGAACGAGAGCGTGGCCCCGCCCTCGTCGGCGTCGGCTTTGAGGCTTACCCGATCGCTGCCGAGCGCCGCCATGATCCCCTGGAGCAGCGACGTTCGGTTCGTCGCGTTCCGCCCCGAGAGTACGGTGACGCCCTGCTGGAACGTGACCTCCGTCTCGTCGATGCCGCCGATGTTGTCGACGGAGAGGGTCGCCTGGTTCGGCATCCGCCGCTGTTCCGAGTCAAAACTGGATTCCATGGAGTCTTCTTTCGGTTCCTCCTAAATATGTATTTCCACTTTCAATGCTGGGGTCGGGCGCGGGTCACTCACGTGCGATCACAGCCACAGCCCCGTTCGTCGAGCAGTTCCCTGACCGTGTACTGTTGCTGGCACTCCTGGCAGGTCACCGTGACGGAGACGAGTACGTCGAACTCTCCGATGTCGACGACGTCGTTGCGTTCGAGTTGTGCGATCGTATCCTCCGTCACCACCGCAGTTCGGTTCTGGAGCGCGCCGAGTTTCTCCGTGGCCCGCTCGAGGCGTTCCTCGTCGTCGGGTTCCTCGAGTGACGCCTCGAGACAGTCCGTCAGGTGATTGTAGACGGTCTGGTGGGAGACGAAGTCCGACTCGACGTCCTCGATCGGGACCCCCTCGCGCTCGAGTTCGTTCCGGGTCTGGACGCGCGTCCCGCTGGTGACGTCGTCGTCGGTGAGCAGCCGATACGTGTTCTCGACTTCGCCGTCCTTGAGCGCCACGCCGGCCTCGTCGAGTGCCGCCTCGAGAACGCGCTGGTTTACCCGCGTCGCCAGTTCCCGGGTGCTGTACTGTTCGTCGCCGGTGCCGGTCCAGGACGCGACGAGGTCGTCGTCGAGCCCCGCGAGATCGTACGCCGCCGCCACTCGGCCGAGTTTGCAGCCGCACGACTCGTCCGCCGATCGGGATGTGGATGATTCGGTCACTGTCCTCCCGTTGGGTATCCGATCGCAAAAACGTACCGGAATGACAACTGTTTACAGACATATGATTGTAACAGATTTTCGTCGACAATAGCGCCGCAGACTCCCGTCGGTCGTCGCGCCGTCGGTGCAATTTTCCGCTCCGATCGTCTCCCTCCGACCGGTTCGATCGTCTTCCGCTCCGATTGTGCGATAGCCCTGTTCTCTTCCGCGACCACCGACCTCGCCGGGAGCGCGTCGATCGAACACCGCGAGTCATCTTACCAATACCCATATAAATAACGAAACAAATCAGAACAAGAATGGTTTGGGAGGAGAGTGGGCCGATAGCCTTCGCCGTTTGCGAACCCCGATCCGGGGATTCGGAGATTCCAGCTGTTATGGCACTGAATGCGATCGAATTCGACGTACGACGTTTCCCTGCTACGCACGTTCGACTTCGGTACGAACGTGGATCTCGACCTGGGCATTCGAGGATCGATTCCTGAGGGCCCGAATCCGGCCGTCCGTTCCGCAGTACTGGCGATCAGGCCCTCTGGATCACACCGGATGCGTCTCCGGACCGGCCCGTTCGATCACGGATCGACCCCGATCCCTTGCTCTCGATGTTTCTATAACCTCTCGCTTTCAAAGGTATATATGAAGTCATACAATTATGGTTCCGGTCGAGTGCTTCTCCCGTCTCTCGGCCCGTTCGATCGACCACGCTCCGGTTCGATCGATCACTCATCGTCCTTCTCAGCCGCGAGTTTATAAGTAATGACGCGGCCAGACGGAGTATGCCAGCACTCACCCCGATGACTCGACGATCGATCGTTCGAACGCTCGGCGCTTCGGCCTGCGCGACGATGATCGCCACGACGAGCGTCGGCGCGCGCACGGATTCCGATCGGACGACCGACGACGACGAATCGACCGCCGCGGAGCGGTACGTCGCCGTCGTCGATCGGATCGTCGACGGCAGACACGTGGTCCTCCTGCTCGAGGAGGAGGGAAAGCTCGTCGACCAACACGTCGAACCGGCGTCGGAGATGCCCGACGTCGAGGAGGGCGATGTCCTGCACGTCGTCGTCAAAGACGGCGATCTCTGCACGTATCAGCACCTCCCGGAACGGCCCGGTGAGCCCGCAGACTCCGACGGTATCCCCGTGGCTCCCGACCCGGGCGGGGGCTCCTGAGGACGTGACACCACGGCCCCGATACTGCCGATCAGTCGATCGGGATCCGCGTCACCGATCGCGAGGGCGTCTCGATCGGCACGACCACGTCGGGATCGGCGGATTCGCGTTCGAGGTCCTCGAGTACCCGCCGGATCCCGTTGTGGTGGCCCGCACCGACGACGGCGACGACGTCGTGGCCCTCGCTGCGAAGCCGGTGGAGGCGGGCCGCCATCGATCGGTCCCGGCGGTCGATCAGCACCTCGGCGACTTCCGGCAGGAGCCGTCGAACGTGGTCGATCATCGGCTGGACGTCGTCGCCGTGCTCGACGTCCGCGAACGACGTCGTCATCGCCTCGACCCCTCTGGCGTAGTCCTCGGGACTCATCAGCTGTGCGCGGACCAGCATCTTCGGCAGCGTCTCGATCCCCACGCGCCGTCCGAGCGCGTCGAGCGTGTCCACTAGCGGATCGTCGATCAGCGCGACGTCGGCGTCCAGTTCCGCGGCGGTTTCGATCGCGGTCTCCATATCGGTCTTCGTGGGGTCGAGCCCGTACAGTCGGACGACGGTTCGCTGGAGGGCCCGCAGCGTCGCGTACGCGGCCGCGGTCGGTGGCGGCAGTTCCTGGGCCAGGTCGAACGGTGTCGACCGCCCGTTCCGATCGAGTCGTTCGAAGCGTCGCGCGTCGAGTTCGACGGCGACGACGTCGGGGTCGACCTCGCGAATCGTCTCGCGGACCCGTCTCCGGTGGGTCGGCGAGAAGTGGACGCTCGGGACGAACGTGAGGGTGCCAGTTTGGGTCATTCGATCGGTTCGTTCACCGCCGACGGGTATGAAGCTATAGTCGCCACTGAAACGATTTCCACACCGATCGCAGGATATCGGTGCGATCGGGTGTGCAGTGACTTTCAGCGGCTACTATGGCAGCCACTGGATGCCAGTTTGCCCCCGATCGATCGACCGCGAACTCCCCGGCGGGCGGCCCGCTCGTCTCACGTCTCTTCGGGACCGGTCGCCGCCCCGTCCTCGTCGTCCCGCCAGGGCCGATCGACGTCGAGGTCGTACGCGTCGATCGCGTCCGTCCAGAACTCCCGGAACGCGGTCTCTTCGAGTCGGCGCACGTCGCTCTCACCGGCGTCGACGCGCTCGAGCCGTTCGTCTACCGTTTCGAGGAGACGATCGGCGTCACGTCCTTCGACGACGCCCGCCTTGATCGCCGCCATGACCGCGTCCTTCTCGCTCTCCAGGACGCGTCGTTCACCCGCGAGTTCCGCCCGTCGACGGACGGACGGGTAGCGATCGAGGAGTTGCGAGATCGCCGTTTCGAGGCGGTTCTTCTCCCGCCCGTACGTTTCGCAGAACTCGACGTAGAGGTCCTGTGGGAGCTCTTCGCTCCGGTGCAGTTCGCTCGCGGTCGCGATGGCGGCGTCGACGCCTCGAAGCCGGGCCGTCAGGAGGCGATAGACCTCCTCGGGCGGCGATCGCTGGACGAGTCCGAGGCGATCGAGCAGCGGGCCGATCGTCAGCCCCTGGACGAGGAGACTGAGCGCGGCCACGCCAAAGACCAGTGCGCGGAGTTCCTCGCGCAGGGCGACCGGCAGGTCGGTCGGCAAGCCGAGGACCAGCGCGATGGGGATCGAGGCGTGGAGGCCGCTCCAGGCGATCAGGTGCTGGGATGGGCGAGCGATCGACTCATCGAGCCAGCCGTTGGCGGCCGAGACGAGCGGATAGACGACGGCGGCCCGGGCGAGCACGACGAGGACGAACGCGATCGCCACGAGGGCGGCGCTGTCGACGAAGGCCTCGATCGGCGTCTCGAGGCCGATGAGCACGAACAGGAGGGTGTTGAACAGGAAGG
Encoded here:
- a CDS encoding archaea-specific SMC-related protein, with the protein product MESSFDSEQRRMPNQATLSVDNIGGIDETEVTFQQGVTVLSGRNATNRTSLLQGIMAALGSDRVSLKADADEGGATLSFGDETYHRSLQRGGGTVVTDGDPYLDDPELADLFAFLLESNEARRAVARGDDLRELIMRPVDTEAITAEIEQYEQRKRDIDDRLAELDDLENRLPDLEAKRTRVVDEIDRLQDELETAQAALEDANVDVEERRADQSELEERLDELRETRSELERTRDRVETERESIEALETERAEVEERLDELSTGEETELDRLEAEIDVLQDEKAELSEEISQLQSTIQFNEQLLEESTEILGGGEATDSGPVTDQLLPDDDSETITCWTCGSSVARDQIETTIEQLRSARQDRLEERSDVSAELDEKRSTLDEINENRSAYRRAERRLESIDDEIGRRRDRIDELTAEREALTDEIDDLEATIDDLETEDYGDVLEQHREVNQLEFELERKERERDEIDDEIASIEDQLDERDRLEAEQEDIREALTELRTRIDQIEADAVEAFNEHMENLLDTLEYDNLDRIWIDRTTREVREGRRKVSKSTFDLKIVRSTDDGAAYEDSIDHLSESEREVTGLVFALAGYLVHDVYETVPFMLLDSLEAIDSARIATVVDYFEEYAPFLVVALLEEDAQAIEGDHGVISEI
- the rdfA gene encoding rod-determining factor RdfA, which translates into the protein MTESSTSRSADESCGCKLGRVAAAYDLAGLDDDLVASWTGTGDEQYSTRELATRVNQRVLEAALDEAGVALKDGEVENTYRLLTDDDVTSGTRVQTRNELEREGVPIEDVESDFVSHQTVYNHLTDCLEASLEEPDDEERLERATEKLGALQNRTAVVTEDTIAQLERNDVVDIGEFDVLVSVTVTCQECQQQYTVRELLDERGCGCDRT
- a CDS encoding DUF3006 domain-containing protein, with translation MPALTPMTRRSIVRTLGASACATMIATTSVGARTDSDRTTDDDESTAAERYVAVVDRIVDGRHVVLLLEEEGKLVDQHVEPASEMPDVEEGDVLHVVVKDGDLCTYQHLPERPGEPADSDGIPVAPDPGGGS
- a CDS encoding TraB domain-containing protein, with the translated sequence MTQTGTLTFVPSVHFSPTHRRRVRETIREVDPDVVAVELDARRFERLDRNGRSTPFDLAQELPPPTAAAYATLRALQRTVVRLYGLDPTKTDMETAIETAAELDADVALIDDPLVDTLDALGRRVGIETLPKMLVRAQLMSPEDYARGVEAMTTSFADVEHGDDVQPMIDHVRRLLPEVAEVLIDRRDRSMAARLHRLRSEGHDVVAVVGAGHHNGIRRVLEDLERESADPDVVVPIETPSRSVTRIPID
- a CDS encoding cation:proton antiporter, coding for MSALETVLVELVVILLIAATVGVALARRANIPYTIALLLVGVGASAIGLSHTIGLTRDLILLVVLPALLFQGGANVDLQRLRRNLLPVVLLAGPGLVLSILLLGAIGRYAFGYPVLVSLLFATMILPTDAVSVVAVFEDLGAPKRLSTVVESESLLNDGVGVALFTTILAVVVEATRRGGSPAALTSATDLARTVGFELLIASVGGFLVGVAAGHLVYRAMVVADDAMLGVSLTVVLAYGSYLLADALGASGAIAVVVAGLFIGDRGETEALDPQTRITVATTWSAVAFLFNTLLFVLIGLETPIEAFVDSAALVAIAFVLVVLARAAVVYPLVSAANGWLDESIARPSQHLIAWSGLHASIPIALVLGLPTDLPVALREELRALVFGVAALSLLVQGLTIGPLLDRLGLVQRSPPEEVYRLLTARLRGVDAAIATASELHRSEELPQDLYVEFCETYGREKNRLETAISQLLDRYPSVRRRAELAGERRVLESEKDAVMAAIKAGVVEGRDADRLLETVDERLERVDAGESDVRRLEETAFREFWTDAIDAYDLDVDRPWRDDEDGAATGPEET